Proteins encoded in a region of the Lepeophtheirus salmonis chromosome 6, UVic_Lsal_1.4, whole genome shotgun sequence genome:
- the LOC121119308 gene encoding uncharacterized protein, giving the protein MNIKPIIILVITTQLYAQTEAQRNFGQGDLINILRQGGGSSGNVEDITRNVFVDGNNLPGEINKDGKRCVPKVIQVEETVYERGMECHHSFKKKCHLTYITDYASAAEKKCETNFKKNCHITFKPVPHTEQVKKCHTPYVKECGDGIEGPEVCSTQYENHCETKYKTYELEQDEPECKMVEELRCQNVTVELFHIDQGETDKPFAVKEKCEKWPVQKCELVKKNIKKVHPDVECKKVPRQVCAPSNCNTKPGEEICHEESRTQIQNVPEEECDLEPEENCRMESSLVPRLVPKQNCVKVPKEVCVNTKKNPKKVTKPIVKQWCYDPNDLTKKVEDL; this is encoded by the exons ATGAACATTaaaccaataattattttg gTTATCACTACTCAGCTCTATGCTCAAACTGAGGCCCAAAGAAATTTCGGTCAGGGTGATCTTATCAACATTTTACGACAAGGTGGTGGCTCATCTGGAAATGTAGAGGACATCACAAGAAATGTCTTTGTGGATGGCAATAATCTTCCTGGAGAAATTAACAAAGACGGCAAAAGATGTGTTCCCAAAGTGATTCAAGTTGAGGAGACCGTCTATGAGCGAGGAATGGAATGCCATCATAGCTTCAAGAAAAAGTGTCATTTGACATATATCACGGATTATGCCTCAGCTGCTGAAAAGAAGTGTGAAACCAACTTCAAAAAGAACTGCCACATTACCTTCAAGCCTGTT CCCCACACTGAACAAGTAAAGAAATGTCACACTCCATACGTCAAAGAATGTGGAGACGGAATTGAAGGACCTGAAGTCTGCTCCACTCAGTACGAAAACCATTGTGAAACCAAGTACAAGACCTATGAGCTCGAACAAGACGAACCTGAATGTAAAATGGTAGAGGAACTCAGATGCCAAAACGTGACTGTAGAGCTTTTCCACATTGATCAAGGAGAGACTGATAAACCCTTTGCCGTCAAAGAGAAATGCGAAAAGTGGCCTGTTCAAAAATGTGAACTGGtcaagaaaaacatcaaaaaggtTCACCCTGATGTCGAATGCAAAAAAGTCCCCAGACAAGTCTGTGCTCCCAGCAACTGCAACACTAAACCAGGAGAGGAAATCTGTCATGAAGAATCCAGAACTCAAATCCAAAACGTTCCAGAAGAAGAGTGTGATCTTGAGCCGGAAGAGAACTGCCGCATGGAATCCTCCCTTGTCCCAAG ATTGGTGCCCAAACAGAATTGTGTCAAGGTTCCAAAAGAAGTGTGTGTCAACACAAAGAAAAACCCAAAGAAGGTCACTAAACCCATTGTCAAGCAATGGTGCTACGATCCTAATGATTTGACTAAGAAAGTTGAAGACctataa
- the LOC121119296 gene encoding uncharacterized protein: MNIKPIIILVITTQLYAQTEAQRNFGQGDLINILRQGGGSSGNVEDITRNVFVDGNNLPGEINKDGKRCVPKLQEKCHLTYITDYASAAEKKCETNFKKNCHITFKPVPHTEKVKKCHTPYVKECGDGIEGPEVCSTQYENHCETKYKTYELEQDEPECKMVEELRCQNVTVELFHIDQGETDKPFAVKEKCEKWPVQKCDLVKKNIKRFTLMSNAKKSPDKSVLPATAILNQERKSVMKNPELKSKTFQKKSVILSRKRTAAWNPPLSQDWCPNRIVSRFQKKYVSTQRKTPRRSLNPLSSNGAIIQMI, translated from the exons ATGAACATTaaaccaataattattttg gTTATCACTACTCAGCTCTATGCTCAAACTGAGGCCCAAAGAAATTTCGGTCAGGGTGATCTTATCAACATTTTACGACAAGGTGGTGGCTCATCTGGAAATGTAGAGGACATCACAAGAAATGTCTTTGTGGATGGCAATAATCTTCCTGGAGAAATTAACAAAGACGGCAAAAGATGTGTTCCCAAA CTTCAAGAAAAGTGTCATTTGACATATATCACGGATTATGCCTCAGCTGCTGAAAAGAAGTGTGAAACCAACTTCAAAAAGAACTGCCACATTACCTTCAAGCCTGTT CCCCACActgaaaaagtaaagaaatgtCACACTCCATACGTCAAAGAATGTGGAGACGGAATTGAAGGACCTGAAGTCTGCTCCACTCAATACGAAAACCATTGTGAAACCAAGTACAAGACCTATGAGCTCGAACAAGACGAACCTGAATGTAAAATGGTGGAGGAACTCAGATGCCAAAACGTGACTGTAGAGCTTTTCCACATTGATCAAGGAGAGACTGATAAACCCTTTGCCGTCAAAGAGAAATGCGAAAAGTGGCCTGTTCAAAAGTGTGACTTAGtcaagaaaaacatcaaaaggTTCACCCTGATGTCGAATGCAAAAAAGTCCCCAGACAAGTCTGTGCTCCCAGCAACTGCAATACTAAACCAGGAGAGGAAATCTGTCATGAAGAATCCAGAACTCAAATCCAAAACGTTCCAGAAGAAGAGTGTGATCTTGAGCCGGAAGAGAACTGCCGCATGGAATCCTCCCTTGTCCCAAg ATTGGTGCCCAAACAGAATTGTGTCAAGGTTCCAAAAGAAGTATGTGTCAACACAAAGAAAAACCCCAAGAAGGTCACTAAACCCATTGTCAAGCAATGGTGCTATAATCCAAATGATTTGA
- the LOC121119310 gene encoding uncharacterized protein, whose protein sequence is MKIKTIIILVITTQLYAQTEAQRSFDKGDLISLLRQGGGSSGNVEDLTRNVFVDGNNLPGEINKDGKRCVPKVIQVEETVYERGMECHHSFKKKCHLTYITDYASAAEKKCETNFKKNCHITFKPVPHTEQVKKCHTPYVKECGDGIEGPEVCSTQYENHCETKYKTYELEQDEPECKMVEELRCQNVTVELFHIDQGETDKPFAVKEKCEKWPVQKCDLVKKNIKKVHPDVECKKVPRQVCAPSNCNTKPGRKSVMKNP, encoded by the exons atgaaaattaaaacaataattattttg GTTATCACTACTCAGCTCTATGCTCAAACCGAAGCCCAAAGAAGTTTTGATAAAGGTGATCTTATCAGCCTTTTACGACAAGGTGGTGGCTCATCTGGAAATGTAGAGGACCTCACAAGAAATGTCTTTGTGGATGGCAATAATCTTCCTGGAGAAATTAACAAAGACGGCAAAAGATGTGTTCCCAAAGTGATTCAAGTTGAGGAGACCGTCTATGAGCGAGGAATGGAATGCCATCATAGCTTCAAGAAAAAGTGTCATTTGACATATATCACGGATTATGCCTCAGCTGCTGAAAAGAAGTGTGAAACCAACTTCAAAAAGAACTGCCACATTACCTTCAAGCCTGTT CCCCACACTGAACAAGTAAAGAAATGTCACACTCCATACGTCAAAGAATGTGGAGACGGAATTGAAGGACCTGAAGTCTGCTCCACTCAATACGAAAACCACTGTGAAACCAAGTACAAGACCTATGAGCTCGAACAAGACGAACCTGAATGTAAAATGGTAGAGGAACTCAGATGCCAAAACGTGACTGTGGAGCTTTTCCACATTGATCAAGGAGAGACTGATAAACCCTTTGCCGTCAAAGAGAAATGCGAAAAGTGGCCTGTTCAAAAGTGTGACTTGGtcaagaaaaacatcaaaaaggtTCACCCTGATGTCGAATGCAAAAAAGTCCCCAGACAAGTCTGTGCTCCCAGCAACTGCAATACTAAACCAGGAAGGAAATCTGTCATGAAGAATCCATAA
- the LOC121119309 gene encoding uncharacterized protein, producing MNIKPIIILVITTQLYAQTEAQRNFGQGDLINLLRQGGGSSGNVEDLTNNVFLDDNNLPGEINKDGQRCVPKVIQVEETVYERGMECHHSFKKKCHLTYITDYASAAEKKCETNFKKNCHITFKPVPHTEKVKKCHTPYVKECGDGIEGPEVCSTQYENHCETKYKTYELEQDEPECKMVEELRCQNVTVELFHIDQGETDKPFAVKEKCEKWPVQKCDLVKKNIKKVHPDVECKKVPRQVCAPSNCNTKPGEEICHEESRTQIQNVPEEECDLEPEENCRMESSLVPRLVPKQNCVKVPKEVCVNTKKNPKKVTKPIVKQWCYNPNDLTKKVEDL from the exons ATGAACATTaaaccaataattattttg gTTATCACTACTCAGCTCTATGCTCAAACTGAGGCCCAAAGAAATTTCGGTCAAGGGGATCTTATCAACCTTTTACGACAAGGGGGTGGCTCATCTGGAAATGTAGAAGACCTCACTAATAATGTCTTTTTGGATGACAATAATCTTCCTGGAGAAATTAACAAGGATGGTCAAAGATGTGTTCCCAAAGTGATTCAAGTTGAGGAGACCGTCTATGAGCGAGGAATGGAATGCCATCATAGCTTCAAGAAAAAGTGTCATTTGACATATATCACAGATTATGCCTCAGCTGCTGAAAAGAAGTGTGAAACCAACTTCAAAAAGAACTGCCACATTACCTTCAAGCCTGTT CCCCACActgaaaaagtaaagaaatgtCACACTCCATACGTCAAAGAATGTGGAGACGGAATTGAAGGACCTGAAGTCTGCTCCACTCAGTACGAAAACCATTGTGAAACCAAGTACAAGACCTATGAACTCGAACAAGACGAACCTGAATGTAAAATGGTGGAGGAACTCAGATGCCAAAACGTGACTGTGGAGCTTTTCCACATTGATCAAGGAGAGACTGATAAACCATTTGCCGTCAAAGAGAAATGCGAAAAGTGGCCTGTTCAAAAGTGTGACCTGGtcaagaaaaacatcaaaaaggtTCACCCTGATGTCGAATGCAAAAAAGTCCCCAGACAAGTATGTGCTCCCAGTAACTGCAATACTAAACCAGGAGAGGAAATCTGTCATGAAGAATCCAGAACTCAAATTCAAAACGTCCCAGAAGAAGAGTGTGATCTTGAGCCGGAAGAGAACTGCCGCATGGAATCCTCCCTTGTCCCAAg ATTGGTGCCCAAACAGAATTGTGTCAAGGTTCCAAAAGAAGTGTGTGTCAACACAAAGAAAAACCCAAAGAAAGTTACTAAACCCATTGTCAAGCAATGGTGCTATAATCCTAATGATTTGACAAAGAAAGTTGAAGATctataa
- the LOC121120810 gene encoding uncharacterized protein — protein MSFWMTIIFLEKLTRMVKRCVPKVIQVEETVYERGMECHHSFKKKCHLTYITDYASAAEKKCETNFKKNCHITFKPVPHTEKVKKCHTPYVKECGDGIEGPEVCSTQYENHCETKYKTYELEQDEPECKMVEELRCQNVTVELFHIDQGETDKPFAVKEKCEKWPVQKCDLVKKNIKKVHPDVECKKVPRQVCAPSNCNTKPGEEICHEESRTQIQNVPEEECDLEPEENCRMESSLVPRLVPKQNCVKVPKEVCVNTKKNPKKVTKPIVKQWCYNPNDLTKKVEDL, from the exons ATGTCTTTTTGGATGACAATAATCTTCCTGGAGAAATTAACAAGGATGGTCAAAAGATGTGTTCCCAAAGTGATTCAAGTTGAGGAGACCGTCTATGAGCGAGGAATGGAATGCCATCATAGCTTCAAGAAAAAGTGTCATTTGACATATATCACGGATTATGCCTCAGCTGCTGAAAAGAAGTGTGAAACCAACTTCAAAAAGAACTGCCACATTACCTTCAAGCCTGTT CCCCACActgaaaaagtaaagaaatgtCACACTCCATACGTCAAAGAATGTGGAGACGGAATTGAAGGACCTGAAGTCTGCTCCACTCAATACGAAAACCATTGTGAAACCAAGTACAAGACCTATGAGCTCGAACAAGACGAACCTGAATGTAAAATGGTGGAGGAACTCAGATGCCAAAACGTGACTGTGGAGCTTTTCCACATTGATCAAGGAGAGACTGATAAACCCTTTGCCGTCAAAGAGAAATGCGAAAAGTGGCCTGTTCAAAAGTGTGACTTGGtcaagaaaaacatcaaaaaggtTCACCCTGATGTCGAATGCAAAAAAGTCCCCAGACAAGTCTGTGCTCCCAGCAACTGCAATACTAAACCAGGAGAGGAAATCTGTCATGAAGAATCCAGAACTCAAATTCAAAACGTCCCAGAAGAAGAGTGTGATCTTGAGCCGGAAGAGAACTGCCGCATGGAATCCTCCCTTGTCCCAAg ATTGGTGCCCAAACAGAATTGTGTCAAGGTTCCAAAAGAAGTGTGTGTCAACACAAAGAAAAACCCAAAGAAAGTTACTAAACCCATTGTCAAGCAATGGTGCTATAATCCTAATGATTTGACAAAGAAAGTTGAAGATctataa
- the LOC121119842 gene encoding uncharacterized protein — translation MNIKPIIILVITTQLYAQTEAQRNFGQGDLINLLRQGGGSSGNVEDITRNVFVDGNNLPGEINKDGQRCVPKVIQVEETVYERGMECHHSFKKKCHLTYITDYASAAEKKCETNFKKNCHITFKPVPHTEKVKKCHTPYVKECGDGIEGPEVCSTQYENHCETKYKTYELEQDEPECKMVEELRCQNVTVELFHIDQGETDKPFAVKEKCEKWPVQKCDLVKKNIKKVHPDVECKKVPRQVCAPSNCNTKPGEEICHEESRTQIQNVPEEECDLEPEENCRMESSLVPRLVPKQNCVKVPKEVCVNTKKNPKKVTKPIVKQWCYNPNDLTKKVEDL, via the exons ATGAACATTaaaccaataattattttg gTTATCACTACTCAGCTCTATGCTCAAACTGAGGCCCAAAGAAATTTCGGTCAAGGGGATCTTATCAACCTTTTACGACAAGGTGGTGGCTCATCTGGAAATGTAGAGGACATCACAAGAAATGTCTTTGTGGATGGCAATAATCTTCCTGGAGAAATTAATAAGGATGGTCAAAGATGTGTTCCCAAAGTGATTCAAGTTGAGGAGACCGTCTATGAGCGAGGAATGGAATGCCATCATAGCTTCAAGAAAAAGTGTCATTTGACATATATCACGGATTATGCCTCAGCTGCTGAAAAGAAGTGTGAAACCAACTTCAAAAAGAACTGCCACATTACCTTCAAGCCTGTT CCCCACActgaaaaagtaaagaaatgtCACACTCCATACGTCAAAGAATGTGGAGACGGAATTGAAGGACCTGAAGTCTGCTCCACTCAATACGAAAACCATTGTGAAACCAAGTACAAGACCTATGAGCTCGAACAAGACGAACCTGAATGTAAAATGGTAGAGGAACTCAGATGCCAAAACGTGACTGTAGAGCTTTTCCACATTGATCAAGGAGAGACTGATAAACCCTTTGCCGTCAAAGAGAAATGCGAAAAGTGGCCTGTTCAAAAGTGTGACTTGGtcaagaaaaacatcaaaaaggtTCACCCTGATGTCGAATGCAAAAAAGTCCCCAGACAAGTCTGTGCTCCCAGCAACTGCAATACTAAACCAGGAGAGGAAATCTGTCATGAAGAATCCAGAACTCAAATCCAAAACGTCCCAGAAGAAGAGTGTGATCTTGAGCCGGAAGAGAACTGCCGCATGGAATCATCCCTTGTCCCAAG ATTGGTGCCCAAACAGAATTGTGTCAAGGTTCCAAAAGAAGTGTGTGTCAACACAAAGAAAAACCCAAAGAAAGTTACTAAACCCATTGTCAAGCAATGGTGCTATAATCCTAATGATTTGACAAAGAAAGTTGAAGATctataa